The Holophagales bacterium genome has a segment encoding these proteins:
- a CDS encoding acyl-CoA dehydrogenase — protein MLLLNPKRLGELPLDARSREIVTKTIEFFEAKGKRKLRQDDIDRVWYTDFLEFVRSEKVFADLLTPPGLGSPDGRWDTFRNCFVNEVLGFYGLCYWYAWQVSILGLGPLWMSANEEMRQKTASAIADGGIFAFGLSEKEHGADIYSSSMTLTPRDDGSFVANGSKYYIGNGNEAAIVSVFGKMAGSNDYVFFAADPKRPGYRLVKNVVASQSYVAEFELAEYPVAAGEMLMVGREAWDAALNTVNIGKYNLGWASIGICEHAFHEALNHAASRRLYGMAVTDFPHVARMFVDAWARLVAMKVFAFRASDYLRAASLEDRRYLLYNPLVKMKVTTEGEKVVDLLWDVIAAKGFEKDMVFEMAARDIRALPKLEGTVHVNIALIVKFLPNWLFRPTSCPEVGRRTEPAHDAFLFTQGPASGLGKIRFHDWAPAFEKHARIPNVALFREQLGAFRELVAAAAPTESQAKDVDLVLAVGDLFALAVYAHLVLEGAEHHALSDDALDQLFDVFVRDFSSYALKLHERSGATDKQATMALRLVKRPVFDAGRFSRIWKDEVLALRDTYRMNE, from the coding sequence ATGCTCCTGCTCAACCCGAAGCGGCTCGGTGAGCTCCCCCTCGACGCCCGCTCTCGCGAGATCGTGACGAAGACGATCGAATTCTTCGAGGCGAAGGGCAAGCGGAAGCTGCGCCAGGACGACATCGACCGGGTCTGGTACACCGACTTCCTCGAGTTCGTGAGGAGCGAGAAGGTCTTCGCCGACCTCCTCACCCCTCCGGGGCTCGGCAGCCCCGATGGGCGGTGGGACACGTTTCGGAACTGCTTCGTCAACGAGGTCCTCGGGTTCTACGGCCTCTGCTACTGGTACGCGTGGCAGGTCTCGATCCTCGGCCTCGGGCCGCTCTGGATGAGCGCGAACGAAGAGATGCGGCAGAAGACCGCTTCGGCGATCGCCGACGGAGGCATCTTCGCGTTCGGCCTCTCCGAGAAGGAGCACGGGGCCGACATCTATTCGAGCTCGATGACGCTCACCCCGCGGGACGACGGCTCGTTCGTGGCGAACGGGTCGAAGTACTACATCGGCAACGGGAACGAGGCCGCCATCGTCTCGGTCTTCGGGAAGATGGCCGGGTCGAACGACTACGTCTTCTTCGCGGCCGACCCGAAGCGCCCCGGCTACCGGCTCGTGAAGAACGTCGTCGCGAGCCAGTCCTACGTGGCCGAGTTCGAGCTGGCGGAATACCCCGTCGCGGCCGGCGAGATGCTGATGGTCGGGCGAGAGGCCTGGGACGCCGCGCTCAACACGGTCAACATCGGCAAGTACAACCTCGGCTGGGCCTCGATCGGCATCTGCGAGCACGCCTTCCACGAGGCCCTGAACCACGCGGCGTCGCGGCGCCTCTACGGAATGGCCGTGACCGACTTCCCGCACGTGGCGCGGATGTTCGTGGACGCCTGGGCCCGGCTCGTCGCCATGAAGGTCTTCGCGTTCCGCGCGTCGGACTACCTGCGCGCCGCCTCCCTGGAAGACCGGCGCTACCTCCTCTACAACCCGCTCGTGAAGATGAAGGTGACGACGGAGGGAGAGAAGGTCGTCGACCTCCTCTGGGACGTCATCGCGGCGAAGGGCTTCGAGAAGGACATGGTCTTCGAGATGGCCGCGCGCGACATCCGCGCCCTGCCGAAGCTCGAGGGGACGGTCCACGTCAACATCGCGCTCATCGTCAAGTTCCTCCCGAACTGGCTCTTCCGGCCCACGTCCTGCCCGGAGGTGGGGCGGAGGACCGAGCCCGCGCACGACGCGTTCCTCTTCACCCAGGGACCCGCGAGCGGCCTCGGGAAGATCCGCTTCCACGACTGGGCCCCGGCTTTCGAGAAACACGCGCGCATCCCGAACGTCGCCCTCTTCCGCGAGCAGCTCGGGGCATTCCGCGAGCTCGTCGCCGCGGCGGCGCCGACGGAGAGCCAGGCGAAGGACGTCGACCTCGTCCTCGCCGTGGGCGATCTCTTCGCCCTCGCCGTCTACGCCCACCTCGTCCTCGAAGGGGCGGAGCACCACGCGCTCTCGGACGATGCGCTCGATCAGCTCTTCGACGTCTTCGTCCGCGACTTCTCGTCGTACGCCCTGAAGCTCCACGAGCGCTCTGGCGCGACGGACAAGCAGGCGACGATGGCCCTACGTCTCGTGAAGCGACCCGTCTTCGACGCTGGGCGCTTCTCGCGGATCTGGAAGGACGAGGTCCTCGCCCTGCGGGACACCTACCGGATGAACGAGTAG
- a CDS encoding BrxA/BrxB family bacilliredoxin, giving the protein MPYPPEIVQPARDELTWAGFAQLLTVEAVEAELAKDGTLLVIVNSVCGCAAGSARPGAVRAVSGTGPKPQRLATVFAGEDVEAVGRVRRQLEGFPPSSPSIALFVDGDPVFLMERRHIEGLRPEDVAAALANAFATHC; this is encoded by the coding sequence ATGCCCTATCCCCCCGAGATCGTCCAGCCTGCACGCGACGAGCTGACCTGGGCCGGCTTCGCCCAGCTCCTCACCGTCGAGGCGGTGGAAGCGGAGCTCGCGAAGGATGGAACGCTTCTCGTGATCGTCAACTCCGTCTGCGGCTGTGCCGCCGGCTCGGCGAGGCCGGGAGCGGTGAGAGCCGTCTCCGGCACGGGCCCGAAGCCCCAGCGCCTCGCCACCGTCTTCGCGGGCGAGGACGTCGAGGCCGTCGGCCGCGTGCGGCGGCAGCTGGAAGGGTTCCCGCCGTCCTCTCCGTCGATCGCCCTCTTCGTCGACGGCGACCCCGTCTTCCTCATGGAGCGCCGGCACATCGAAGGTCTCCGCCCGGAGGACGTCGCCGCGGCCCTCGCCAACGCTTTCGCCACTCACTGCTGA
- a CDS encoding VWA domain-containing protein: MVRTVRFAVGVIAAALLAVGGGAAQAADGTEVRIVAPAPNDILVGVTTIAVRATGLVPGDVVEIWVDGRPAGTIAAEPWTLVWNAGSQPRPHSLQAVVRRDGREVAVSRVRTRGLGFAATADARVVSLSPIVTDASGAYVKGLVRKDFSLFVDGRPQEIETFEAANSALSVVLVLDVSTSMTLKLREARAAALEFLSALKPGDRAAVLTFGTNVVGFTPFSTDRAPAQKALEDARVSGETALYDATSVALRRLREAGGRRAVVLFTDGEDNRSRMSIDQVIDLARATEASVFAVAQVSADVKALLRGLDRLAEETGGRAWTISTIRKLPGVFREVVAELENQYFLTFTPADQRPRTWHKVEVRMNRPGLTVRARKSFRIE, from the coding sequence GTGGTGAGGACGGTTCGGTTCGCGGTCGGTGTCATCGCCGCCGCCCTTCTCGCGGTGGGTGGGGGAGCTGCCCAGGCGGCGGACGGTACCGAGGTCCGGATCGTCGCTCCCGCTCCGAACGACATCCTCGTCGGAGTCACGACGATCGCGGTCCGCGCGACCGGGCTCGTCCCGGGAGACGTCGTGGAGATCTGGGTGGACGGCCGCCCCGCCGGGACGATCGCAGCCGAGCCGTGGACCCTCGTCTGGAACGCCGGAAGCCAGCCGCGGCCTCACAGCCTGCAGGCCGTCGTCCGGCGCGACGGCCGCGAAGTGGCGGTCTCCAGGGTTCGGACGCGGGGTCTCGGGTTCGCCGCGACCGCCGACGCCCGGGTCGTCTCGCTCTCTCCGATCGTGACCGACGCGAGCGGGGCCTACGTGAAGGGCCTCGTGCGCAAGGACTTCTCTCTCTTCGTCGACGGCCGGCCCCAGGAGATCGAGACCTTCGAGGCGGCGAACTCCGCTCTCTCGGTCGTCCTCGTCCTCGACGTGTCGACGTCCATGACGCTGAAGCTGCGGGAAGCGCGTGCGGCGGCGCTCGAGTTCCTCTCCGCGCTCAAGCCGGGCGACCGGGCGGCCGTCCTGACCTTCGGGACGAACGTCGTCGGCTTCACGCCCTTCTCGACGGACCGCGCGCCCGCGCAGAAGGCGCTGGAGGACGCGAGGGTGAGCGGCGAGACGGCGCTCTACGACGCGACGTCGGTGGCGCTGCGCCGGCTGCGGGAGGCGGGCGGAAGGCGGGCGGTCGTCCTCTTCACCGACGGCGAGGACAACCGGAGCCGGATGTCGATCGACCAGGTCATCGACCTGGCGCGCGCGACCGAGGCGAGCGTCTTCGCCGTCGCGCAGGTGAGCGCCGACGTGAAGGCCCTGCTCAGGGGGCTCGACCGCCTCGCGGAGGAGACCGGAGGGCGCGCCTGGACCATCTCGACGATCCGGAAGCTTCCCGGGGTCTTCCGCGAGGTCGTGGCGGAGCTGGAGAACCAGTACTTCCTCACCTTCACCCCGGCCGACCAGCGCCCGCGAACGTGGCACAAGGTGGAGGTCCGGATGAACCGGCCCGGCCTGACCGTCCGCGCGCGGAAGTCGTTCCGGATCGAGTGA